Proteins from a genomic interval of Plasmodium reichenowi strain SY57 chromosome 13, whole genome shotgun sequence:
- a CDS encoding hypothetical protein (conserved Plasmodium protein, unknown function), producing the protein MEDNYDSDSSNKKKENVKFSKFVTSLSFMKKNTEHHENAKKKIKYSNDNHMWIVNEYEEAAKAYLKKESPQKNKKHVSLNCLGRKTYNNYNNHVNLYNIEIIKFINSVKRNKPISSLKE; encoded by the coding sequence ATGGAAGATAATTATGACTCAGATtcatcaaataaaaaaaaggaaaatgTAAAGTTCTCAAAATTTGTAACGTCTCTAAGttttatgaaaaagaaTACAGAACATCATGAAAATGcaaagaagaaaataaaatattccAATGATAATCATATGTGGATAGTAAACGAATATGAAGAAGCAGCAAAAGCttatttgaaaaaagaatcaccacaaaaaaataaaaagcATGTATCATTAAATTGTTTAGGAAGGAAAACAtacaataattataataatcatgTTAATCTCtataatatagaaataatcaaatttataaattcaGTAAAAAGGAATAAACCTATAAGTTCCTTGAAGGAATGA
- a CDS encoding hypothetical protein (conserved Plasmodium protein, unknown function~part of same gene as PRSY57_1348000A~gap found within coding sequence) — translation IYGIPIFIYTTIHYETNLISLESLSSQLFENKQVLILRSNINPTDLNMHDKDVRFLWVASPMIKEDQSIILCLHGLSTLENYSLSIEESYTCQRTDDEKKYITDMKLKEILNFLILIEEFNPFDYSNQRLEYSFKFSKSSLSNILQKTNRTKKSKKLYTKLKNNISITDNDSHKLKKDTDILLVNEKQDFKKKKKKNEITDPRFLLLTNMNKAFQKNII, via the exons ATATATGGAATAcctatatttatatatactacAATACATTATGAGACAAATTTAATTTCACTAGAATCTTTGTCCAGTCAATTATTTGAAAAT AAACAAGTACTCATTTTAAGATCAAACATAAATCCAACCGATTTAAATATGCA tGATAAGGATGTCCGATTTTTGTGGGTAGCTAGTCCTATGATAAAGGAAGACCAATccattattttatgtttacac GGTTTGTCAACACTCGAAAATTATTCACTAAGTATTGAGGAATCCTATACTTGTCAGAGAACGGATgatgaaaagaaatatataactgATATGAAATTAAAGGAAATccttaattttttaatattaattgAAGAATTTAATCCTTTc gaCTACAGTAATCAGAGACTAGAATATTCTTTCAAGTTTTCCAAAAGTTCTTTATCAAATATCCTTCAAAAAACAAatagaacaaaaaaaag TAAAAAGTTATAcacaaaattaaaaaataatatatccaTTACTGATAATGATTCACATAAGTTAAAAAAGGATACAGACATTTTGCTTGTGAATGAAAAGCAggattttaaaaaaaaaaaaaaaaaaaatgaaattacAGACCCTCgatttcttcttttaaccaatatgaataaagcatttcaaaagaatataatataa
- a CDS encoding hypothetical protein (conserved Plasmodium protein, unknown function~part of same gene as PRSY57_1348000B~gap found within coding sequence), whose protein sequence is MKILYICDTRFHLLNTKEKNYLYKYWSYSLQDILNGTEARDIHFWLVCISLIDYIDLITFSDLFNYGKLKSAIDKFSDYFQMDNENLIKENKIYVDPLLAFLKNADNTSKIKECDKIIILSCNIYLWENKISELQIIGDVFYTFMCKFYFFNVKNKTIDTTNSLEHIQTNLKKYHNFFFKNMELNKIDILQISKEILSINFSVFFTLNLKNELLFKCEGCPLINELSYSAFVGLNNYP, encoded by the exons atgaaaatattatatatatgtgataccagatttcatcttttaaatacgaaagagaaaaattatttatataaatattggTCTTATTCGTTGCAAGATATTCTGAATGGTACTGAAGCGAGGGACATCCATTTCTGGCTTGTCTGCATAA GTTTAATTGACTATATAGATCTTATTACATTTTCCgatttatttaattatgGAAAGTTAAAAAGTGCCATAGATAAATTTTCTGATTATTTTCAAATGgataatgaaaatttaataaaagagAATAAAATTTATGTCGATCCCCTTCTTGCTTTCTTAAAAAACGCAGACA atacttcaaaaataaaagaatgcgacaaaattataatattgtcatgtaatatttatctatgggagaataaaatatcaGAGTTACAAATTATAGGTGATGTGTTTTATACATTCATGtgtaaattttattttttcaacG taaaaaataaaacaatagATACTACCAATTCATTGGAACATATACAAACCAACTTGAAAAAGTAccataattttttttttaaaaatatggaattaaataaaattgatattttacaaatatCTAAGGAAATTTTATCTATCAATTTTTCTGTTTTCTTTacattaaatttaaaaaatgag cTCTTGTTTAAGTGTGAGGGGTGTCCTTTGATTAATGAATTAAGTTATTCTGCTTTTGTCGGCTTAAATAATTATCCA
- a CDS encoding nucleoside diphosphate hydrolase, putative, with protein MKDSINYDFEDNKNELVIIVNEKNEYQELKTRKIMRKDNLWHRSTSILVFTKIGQEYFIYIHKRSKIKDYCPSYYSIGFGGVLSRNEDFLQNAVKELHEESGILKKPEQLIDLGLIKCDTEYAKAFVQCYVTFIEPDFQTVPQLNEVEFITRVSINDFDRFLEEEKITEISKSVYNNFRDKVKKSNLDEFYKTLSS; from the exons atgaagGACAGTATTAACTACGACTttgaagataataaaaacgAGCTAGTAATTATAgtaaatgaaaaaaatgagtaccaagaattaaaaacaagaaaaattatGAGAAAAGATAATTTATGGCATAGGTCTACATCCATATTGgtatttacaaaaataggacaagaatattttatatatatacataaaaggtcaaaaattaaagatTACTGTCcttcatattattcaatCGGTTTTGGTGGGGTACTTTCAAGAAATGAAGACTTTTTACAAAATGCTGTAAAAGAATTACATGAAGAAAGTggtatattaaaaaaaccTGAACAGTTAATTGATTTAGGTTTAATAAAATGTGACACGGAGTATGCTAAGGCCTTTGTCCAATgttat GTAACTTTCATTGAACCTGATTTCCAGACAGTTCCCCAATTAAATGAAGTGGAATTTATAACAAGAGTTTCGATAAATGATTTTGACAGATTTTTAGAAGAGGAGAAAATTACTGAAATaa GCAAAAGTGTATACAACAATTTTAGAGACAAAGTTAAAAAATCCAACTTGGAtgaattttataaaacTCTTTCctcataa
- a CDS encoding glutamate--tRNA ligase, putative, with protein MIENTKVNIFYGNNKYPFICKSILNVYKNKNKKILEKTEATVNVDENIKFIKDANVQELKIEFVTNAPNNNNNNNNNNNNNNNNNNKSSNNSNNKGNINHCDKNQEEGKKNLNKSNNIEKLPYICSSDKIFAKILDHLLKTDLYNISEKIDPKNNKVVNIYVQTQYEEWLDFFRSRNINKDIVFICEHLNKHLHLNTFVVSEYLTLSDIFIYFQMYKYFHVSSTQYAKYSKMYKNINRWHKLIDSLIYFEDAEWKKSLKCLICDNKMNFDERKDNLKNNNKSMNNADDAKCKKKTVTTSYSGKLENAVIGNVVTRFPPEPSGYLHVGHAKAAFLNNYYAQMYEGKMLLRFDDTNPVLEDIKYEKSIIEDLENLGLKYEKISYSSDHFDLLEKYCIEMIKMNKAYADDTGVEEMRNQRGEGIESINRNNSIEKNLELFNEMRKGTEIGQKNCIRAKINMQSKNKCMRDPVMYRCIVDVPHHKHQFKYKCYPTYDFACPIIDSIEGVTHALRTNEYSDRIEQYNWFISTLNLRKVYIYEFSRLAFVKTVMSKRKLKWFVENNVVDSWVDPRFPTIKGILRRGLTKEALFQFILEQGPSKAGNLMQWDKLWSINKQIIDPIIPRYAAVGKNSSILLILTDLTDQVIQKERDLHMKNKSLGTCTMYYNNKYLIELEDAQTLVENEEITLIKLGNIIIKNIEKDDGKIKQINALSNFDGDFKTTKKKIHWLPYLPQQLITCTLYEYDHLITVDKFENDNKEDWTNFINFNSKHETLVYAEPSISSLKLSDKFQFERRGYFILDKIDPHQHLHLIKIPDGKSKNMSIITTKVDPKQLAGTKDTKDTKNTKDTKDTKNTKNTKDTKNTKNTKPN; from the coding sequence ATGATAGAGAATACCAAAgtgaatatattttatggAAATAATAAGTATCCATTTATTTGTAAGAGCATTTtgaatgtatataaaaataagaataagaAGATTCTTGAGAAAACGGAAGCTACTGTAAATGTTGATGAGAACATAAAGTTCATAAAGGATGCAAATGTCCAAGAACTAAAAATTGAATTCGTAACTAACGCCCcgaacaataataataacaacaataataataacaacaacaataataataataataataagagtagtaataatagtaataataaggGTAATATTAACCACTGTGATAAGAATCAAGaagaaggaaaaaaaaacttaaacaaaagtaataatattgaaaagCTACCATATATTTGTAGTAGTGATAAAATATTCGCCAAAATATTAGATCATCTATTAAAAACggatttatataatatatctgAAAAAATTGATCCTAAGAACAATAAAGttgttaatatttatgtacaAACACAATATGAGGAATGGCTTGATTTTTTTAGATCTagaaatattaacaaagatattgtatttatatgtgAACATCTTAACAAGCATTTACATTTAAACACTTTTGTTGTTTCAGAATATTTAACATTGTctgatatttttatatattttcaaatgtataaatattttcatgtGAGTAGTACCCAGTATGCcaaatattcaaaaatgTATAAGAATATTAATAGATGGCATAAATTAATAGATTCTCTAATTTATTTTGAAGACGCTGAATGGAAAAAAAGCTTGAAATGTTTAATTtgtgataataaaatgaacTTTGATGAGAGAAAggataatttaaaaaataataataaatcaatGAATAATGCTGATGATGCAAAAtgtaagaaaaaaacaGTTACTACTTCGTATTCAGGTAAATTAGAAAATGCAGTTATTGGGAATGTAGTTACACGATTTCCACCTGAACCATCAGGTTATTTGCATGTGGGTCATGCGAAAGCGgcttttttaaataattattatgcACAAATGTATGAAGGAAAGATGTTATTACGTTTTGATGATACCAATCCTGTTTTAGAAGATATAAAGTATGAAAAGTCGATTATAGAAGATCTAGAAAATCTTGgattaaaatatgaaaagaTTAGTTATTCTTCTGAtcattttgatttattagaaaaatattgtattgaaatgataaaaatgaataaagCATATGCTGATGATACTGGTGTAGAAGAAATGAGAAATCAGAGAGGGGAAGGTATCGAATCTATTAATAGAAATAATTCAATAGAAAAGAATTTGgaattatttaatgaaaTGAGAAAAGGTACAGAAATAGGtcaaaaaaattgtataagagctaaaataaatatgcagagcaaaaataaatgtatgAGAGATCCAGTAATGTATCGTTGTATTGTAGATGTACCACATCATAAACATcaatttaaatataaatgttatCCAACATATGATTTTGCATGTCCAATTATTGATTCAATTGAAGGTGTAACACATGCATTACGAACAAATGAATATAGTGATAGAATTGAACAATACAATTGGTTTATATCCACATTAAATTTAAgaaaagtatatatatatgaatttagTAGATTAGCATTTGTAAAAACTGTAATGtcaaaaagaaaattaaaatggTTTGTAGAAAATAATGTTGTAGATAGTTGGGTAGATCCACGTTTTCCAACAATTAAAGGTATATTAAGAAGAGGATTAACAAAAGAAGCATTATTTCAATTTATTTTAGAACAAGGTCCATCTAAAGCTGGAAATTTAATGCAATGGGATAAATTGTGGTCAattaataaacaaataattgATCCAATTATACCTAGATATGCAGCTGTTGGTAAAAATTCAAGTAtccttttaatattaacaGATTTAACCGATCAAGTTATTCAAAAAGAAAGAGATTtacatatgaaaaataaatccTTAGGAACATGTACtatgtattataataataaatatttaatagaATTAGAAGATGCACAAACCTTAGTtgaaaatgaagaaattaCATTAATCAAATTaggaaatattattataaaaaatattgaaaaagatgatggtaaaattaaacaaataaatgCTCTATCCAATTTTGATGGAGATTTTAAAAcaaccaaaaaaaaaatacattgGTTACCTTATCTACCTCAACAATTAATTACATGTACTCTATATGAATATGATCATCTAATAACTGTTGATAAATTTGAAAATGATAACAAAGAAGATTGGACCAAtttcattaattttaatagTAAACATGAAACATTAGTATATGCCGAACCATCCATTTCTTCATTAAAGCTTTCTGATAAATTTCAATTTGAAAGAAGAggatattttattcttgACAAAATAGATCCACATCAACATTTacatttaattaaaatacCAGATGGAAAATCCAAAAATATGTCCATAATAACTACCAAAGTTGACCCAAAACAATTAGCAGGTACCAAAGATACAAAAGATAcaaaaaatacaaaagaTACAAAAGATAcaaaaaatacaaaaaatacaaaagatacaaaaaatacaaaaaatacaaaacctaattaa